A stretch of DNA from Juglans microcarpa x Juglans regia isolate MS1-56 chromosome 5D, Jm3101_v1.0, whole genome shotgun sequence:
TACTCATGATCTGTCCATAAATTAGCATGGGTGAAAATAATTAGCActctaatataaaatttataacagtactctcaaaattttattttttaacatcatgAGTGCTACTCACGTTTAtccataaattttatatttatggaGGCTGCTAATGATTGGTTCCATGTCACCTATGTTTATCTACTTGGGGtacaatatttcaattttgatagttaagatagatgaaaaatagataaacatagGTGACATGGAACCACTCatgatgttaaaatattaatgaatGGTAGTGCAcgttattattatctttttgatATTTAATGTTGTAATCTATAATTAGTTTTAAGAACTAGTTTCATAATACAAAgttaaaatgcatattttctttcttaaaagaGTGACCCTATTCATCGTcctttaaattatatatatcatcctcccattattattattattaacatggCATTTAATAATATctattaaaaatgatttatgcttaaaaggaaagtgaaatatattatatattatttttctttgcattACAACACACGTGATGATACAAGATACAAACAGCACACATATCATAGATAcaagatcattttcttttgcttattgCTTGTTGTCGTTTGAGACGACGGGATTGATCTCAGGCCTATACTTGTACCTCTTAGCCACAAACAAATAGATACAGAAGTTGATCAAGCTCATTATAGAAAGCAACCAGTAGAAGAGGTTCAAATGGTTCCTGTTAATATTATTCCCTGCAAGCCAACCTCCACTTCTCGTATCCTTTGTTGCTCTGTTAACAATTTGGACAATTATGGTGCTGAAATAATATCCCAGAGCCATGGAGCACCACAGGAAGCAAGTCGAGATGGATTTGAGGCCTTTCGGTGCCTGTGAATAGAAGAACTCAAGCAGACCCACGTACGTGAACATGTCTGCAATTCCAAATATGAAGTACTGAAACGATAGCCAGAATGTGCTAATGGGCAATGGCTGTTTCACTGGGATGGCATCAAGCATGTTGTTGTCCCTTGCTACGCCTTTTCGCTTCACTTCCAGTATTGCAGCCACGGCCATGGAGATGGCTGAGAGAATTAGGCCAACTCCTACACGTTGCAAGTGGGAGATTCCGGTGGGGATGCCCGTGATTTTTCTTGCGAAGGGAACAAAAATCCGGTCGTAAATGGGGATTATAATGATCATGAATAGAATTGGGATGATGGGGAGAGAGGCTGGTGGGATGTGAAAAGATTTGGTGACGCTTGTGTCCATGGTGACACCTTGTTGGATTGAGAAGGTTTGGAGCTGAGCCAGGCAAAGGGTCATTATAATTGTGCAACCAAAAATTGGGACCATTCCTAGTATTACTTTGGCATTTTCCACTTGAGTTACTCTGCAAAGTTTCCATGGGTTTGCAGCCTCTTGGCTGCCATGCTGCCCTGTAGATGTTGGTCGGATGGCTGCTTTGTCTAAAAACCTACAAAGGATTTTAGcatgatttgtaaataaaagGGGTAAATATATAGGAGCCTGCACCTGCTAAATGGTACGACTTTCTGTTGCAATAGATTAGAAGATATAGTGCAAAGTCTAGAGATCAGAATTTTTGTGCAAATTAAAGGTTGTGGGATAGAACCTGAAAACATCTCTGTGAGGTAAAAATTCTACTTCCAAAGCAGCTTCCTTGTCCATATCCATTTCATAGAGCTCTGTGGGGTCCTCAGGAAGGTGAAGATTTCTGTTACGTATGGCTGCAACATAcacctgaaaaaaaaattgagcagTATTGGTTATAAACTTGATCTTAGCTGAAAGGCAGAGAAAGAGATTTAAAAGAAGAGCAACAAGAGATGCTcttttaacaataaataatagaagggtctaaaatattttcttggcaGGAATTAATGAATAACCTATTATTTATGCAAAATTACCTGTATGATTTCAGTGATGGCGCTGGTTCCTTGAATAACTTGTATCCTGTACATTGGCAATCCCGCAGAAAAGATAATCACAGCCAAGAACATGGCGATGGTAGAGATCCCAAAGCCCCAGTCCCATCCCCTATTATCTTGGATCCACACAATTAGTGTTAAGCTGACAACACCACCAATACATACGGCCAGTAAAAGGCCGTTGAAGAAACTGGACATCTGCCTTGCTTCTTTGGGGtccttttcatcaaattgatcAGCCCCATGTGATGGCAATGCAGCTTTGACTCCCGCAGCCCCAGCAGCAAGAAAATATAGGGCAACAAAGAGGATGGCAGCATTGCCACCATCGACTTTCTCACAGCGCGAAGTTGGATCAAAGATGTTGCAAGTTGGGGGCTTTAGCCCGGGATAGCGAGCTTGTATTGTTAACAATGCTAGTCCCTGCAGGATAAACATTCCGTGCATGAACGATTTAAGCGAATTAATAGGATTATATATCAACCAGATGACTAATTATCTTAGTCCATCATCATAATCATTGATGTTGTATCATCTATAATTCTGATTGTTTTattggaatattatttattatatatcatttggTGGATCAGCTGGATTTGTAGGCATACCGCTAACTCCAGGCATGCTGAAACGAGGACAGTTTTAAATCTGCCAATGTAGGTGTCTGCAAGGGCAGCTGCTAGAATGGAGAGAATGTAGCCAGTGCCCATGTAGTTGGTTAGCTGGTTAGCAGCATCGGCTATTTCCATATGCATCACCCCGTTGAAGTATGTCACCAAGTTCACCGCCAGTGCCAAGGTAGCCATGCCCTCGAAACAAAACGCGCCTGAAACATGCAGAACAATTGATAAACTCTGCAAATTAAGCCGGCCATGGACTACAAACGTATATTACTTGAAGTGAAGATCAATTCTCGTGTATTTGAATGCACTTGGCAAAGCCGGTCAACAAAAAACGATTTCCGTTAGAGCAAAGCAAGTAGTCTTGTACCTAAAGTAGtcttcttttctaaaattaGCTTTagctcaaaattttcaaaagaacGGATTTTCAATATTGTTTGATGTGAAGTGCTACAGATGCAAATGGATtgcacaaaagtaaactcacaaattgacgtaaCTTAATGTGATCTCTTAAATCTATTTTAcgataaaagtaactttacaatctgatgtaccAGCATAtcaagcatgcatgcacaatATCACTTGgtgggtttatttttgtgtaatcctctgatgattaaagtatttctcttgtGTGATTATACTCCACTAATACTCCCTCCATCCGGCCTCCATGTTGCCTTCATCTCCCTGTTCTTCTTTCCCTAATTCCCTACccttatttttagatttttattgttaatttaatatttcaagtgtttcatattttagattttttaacttgtaatttttcttgagcgttttgtttttaggtttatgttgttttatgttttttattttttattttttattttttttaaatactttcatttatttatttttttggttttatatgatattataaggGAGTaacaaattcaattaaaaagCACGGGtttacaatttgattttaaGACAAATCACTGTATATAAAGACTATTTTTACAAAGTCTTCTTGCAAGCAAATTTGCGGACCAAATCGTGCACCACTGCTAACATGTAAAGCATCCATTTAATGAAACAGTACGAATTGAAaacggaaataatttttatgacataaattaccttttcttctctcaaagttttttttttttatttttcttttcaataaaataaatcatgtcAGCGTTGCTACGCGGTTTGGTGCACCACCACTTGTACCTAGTAAAGCTCTTACATTAATTAGCCctatttaacaaataaaacgCTTAGTATATATTAAATACTATAATTTGACGAATTAATATCAGTACCAATATCATAAGAAaaaacatatatcatatatattatatgtaggtAAAAGATGATCATCTTTTacgtacatataatatatatgatattatataatactattatatgtCTGCATCATGGTACGTACCAAACGTACAACTAAGAGtataattttcagaaaaatatttatatgatcaatatatatatgtatatatatatatatatatgcatgatcagagaaaacatttatatttttataaaataattaatttgctaAAAACAATTTTCCGCAAACATCTGTTTTTCGATCGTTGAAACAAATCAAATCTAAACCAGAAGTAGTAGTACTGATCActgaaaatacatatatatatttctgagcaaataaatttttacGTACCTAGTATGAGGACAGCACTTCTGGTTCCTCCATGTTTGTACTTAACAGCCGCTCTTCCTTTCCAATCCACCTTTCCTTCAACGGTCTCAGGTTTCTCCTACAGAAACCAAAAGGATAGCCATAAGAAGCATGAAAATAATGTACGTGTAACGTAAtcgatcaatatatatatatatatatatatatatatatatatatatatgatcagagGCTAGCTAGGCAACGTAACAATATTAAAGAGGGCGGACGATCTAGCAAAATACCATGGCGATTGGCTAGACTGATCTTTTAGTGCCCTAGCTAGCTTGTGCTAATTAAAGAGTGATATTGCTAGCTAGTTTTGTGGAAGCTTATAAGAGTACTGCTGAGtttaactactatatataaatataaggtGCCAACGCTGGCCAGATCGAGTACTGCACATGTATGTTTGTAATGACTTATTCTTCTGCCCAGGATCGACGTCCTTGATCTACTTGTTAGTGCAATTGTATTTTATGCCGAAAATTGCCgtctctatatattaattatacaaaCATCTTGATCAGGATATAATATGCTATATAGCTGtcaactcttaatttttttagtagttaATACCAACAAATTGTAAGAATAATATTGTACGTACTCTGTAGATGAAAGCGACGCTCTCGGTTCCAAAAACGTTgtggtctcatatttattttaatatatatatatatatactgactACAAAATATTCATTTCGAGTTAATGAGCAATCGAGTTctaattccatgcatgcatatacataattttgtatattatataatatgcaatTCCAATATTGGCCCCCTTCTAATAAAGATCAAATTACTAATGCATGGAAAAATTACTGTCCCCgaaaataaagaggaaaaaaaaataataatggaatcTTAAGGAGAAATATTTAGGAAATGTAGGggtataatataattatctatatataaatgcataatTCTAGACACATAACAAAAGCAACAATACAGGCAGAAAGTCTCCATACTTGCAGTATTTAATTCGAAAGGGTCGTCCCAATCACTTTTTGTCATCAATCTAATCGTCTCTTTGGACACTAGCtagtatatatatgcatgcatgagcCTTTATAATCAGTGATAATCAGCAATAACGTTAGCAACAAATATACACAAATTAATTACATACACATGAAATTAAGTAAACGCATTTCCACTACAGGATCATCATGATCAAGTATCTGGTAACGATGAAAGTGATCTAACCTTTATTTATTGCAAACATCATTGTACCATAAATTATAATCAACAAAAGCAACCATTATTTTCAAACATGGGTCCAACAATAATGTCGCAGCAAAGGTCTTTTTTGTTGTCATCGAGGAAAATTGAAACCAGAATAATGCTGACACCACTAATTAATTCGTATTTGTGCATGCAGTACCCCTAATTTGGGTTCACACTAAGTCATCAGTGATGAATGCATATAAAGCACGCAGTAGTTGTCCATGAATTGGTCAAACGTGTGGGGGAACGTACGTACTGCAGAAACCCCTATGACAATTGGATCTCATGTTTCGATCGGCCTCAATCAACTAGCTGGCTAGCTGGCTAGCTAGCTTCCTTGCTTAATTAGAATCGCCGGCTAAAATATCCTAATTACCGCTAAATTGTTTGCACCGGCTgattctagctagctagctagtcagggatatttgtgatattctgtattttaatgtatatatattttttatttattgaaggattattttaattaatataaaaaaaaatagttctcttgttttaaatttatcggatttattattgattttattttataaactttttttttagttgtaaaatttattttgatatgctttcttgaTAGTAATaattgtttgtatttaaattgctctttactttaatgaataattttattgttagactttaattattttattttattaatattgagttgtagtgtttttatttagttcttgtttattttttattgtgttttttttttcttttattggacTCTTCTATTCTCGGACTGGGCTGTTTGAGAGtgtgttatttttcttttgggcctAGCCCTTTGGTCCCCAGCCCAGGCCCGTGAAAACGAGTCTAGACTTCGTCGCATGGCTTCAAGCCGTTTCCTTTTTCATGCACATCcccccctcttcttcttctttaggtTTTATATGTTTCCTCTTATAGCTCTTATATAAGTTAAGCATTCTCAACCCTAGAATAAGTGCCGCTGCCCTCTTTTCACCCTCTCAACCATCCAAACTCCTCTGAGCATCCATCCTACACTGTGAACCACGGCTACCACTTCAACTGAGATACAATCAACCGAAAATCACCCGGTTCCTGCAGCTCAAACCAGAGCACCCATTTTTCCTCCCCGTCGAACCACAACCCAGCCACCTCGGAGCTAGCTCTCATTGCGTCTTCATTACCAACCTAGCTCACTCGAAACCGCCGTCACCCTGCACCAAGCACAACCGACGCCAGCCACTGAAGAACCACCAATGAAAACACTTTATTCTGCTTCTCCGAAAACAGAAAAATCTCACATCTTGAAGCCGCCACCTCCACACCTCGGAAGAGCCACCCACATGCACAGAAACACCACCCACTCCAAGCCGTCGCCACCCGCACAGAAAAGGCCGTCGGACACCCTCAGGCCACCTCAGCCGGTAACAACTCCTCACGGTGAGTACCCCCTCGGTTACTCCCTCCTTGCTTTCCGCTCTCTCTCGCACTCCCTCCCGCTcatctctctctgcctctctcacTTTTGCCGCCCAGCGTAGGCAGCTTCGCCACCGCACGCCCTCCCCAACTCGACAGCCACGCCACCACGGTATTTCCAGCCCAGCCATCGAACGCGGCCGCTAACTTCTCCTGGTGTAAGCCCTGCCGTTCCTACTCCTGTTATTTGTGTTTCTGTTTCCGTTAACTGCTAGTTGTCCCtcataagttatatatatatatatatatatatatatatatatatatatgtaaattgttaACCTAATAGTTGAATACTATTACCAGTTTACCCTTAGTgtatgtactatatatatgttttcggATGAGTGatctttttggatttttgtttaAACGGGTTTTGTTTGAAGtctcataaaataattatttttgtgtaaataatattttaataatattattaactaAAGGAAGaaacctatttttttaagagagaagTTTTTCACGacgtattttataatatttttttttaagtagtcaaagtattctattaatttataatatattgttggcattttagatattttaaatattactttttattgagttctgtaattattttaatacttgttcgatttaaatttcttattcggtgcgaattcgattaagtggatattgatggttttagaaaatgatggtattttaggaattatgagaattttaggttttgagaatttaaaataggttcttttagcattttaggtttaaatattgaaatacgtggttgattggaaatttacgggaattacgtgATTTTTATAGGTAATGATTAATAGTTGTTTggcattgttgaggaatttttttttggaaagctAAAAAGTTTAGGTAAGcagagttcctatgctagactttgcataaaataaataaaatagactaaggttgatttttggaaaaatatgcatgttttgttatgaaaagaaatttgaaatgacctcagttatttgttatgcatgactcatgaaattctgtttaaaaataaagtactttctgtcatgactggtgtagacatgagcaaagttttggcattttgtttctgaactatacaaaagagagcgaatatgaaaaactgtgcataaattatatttttgtgatctgactctgttttgttctgaaaaatgttctgtactctgatgtgatttctgaaacctctggcatgacattctgtttctgttctgaccttaccacgagtgtaaaactgtggcctctgtttgggttggtaccaacttttctgtttctggtgcacccactttggaaacaaagtggttttctgcgtggtctttcctatgtgcacatgcagggctccgagaatgataaggggaagattcacattctgtttttaCTCGGTTGGCtgccggggtttgcacaaccctaccacaggggttaaacatgaaattctgttctgatatgatatttcAGTTATGTTGTGCCAAGAGAATtttgattaagaatattttttaactttcgctctgatatttttgataacatgttctgactctgcatttcgaaaataaaaagtgttttgttctacattctaaaatctgtaaatgttcatgtttacatactaacatatgtcctctgcttactgagttgttgataactcaccccctcttatctccaatattttcagatatttttcaatatttcagctgaggatcggGACTATGAagaattgggtgagatgacttaagaatagtggattaataatagaaagttttcgatgagtattagtgaattttgataattatattgtcGAAATGTGAGTTTAGTGACATCTAGAGAAGTTGTTAAATTTTGGGGTTACcgtattgaggattttatatacgagtatgtatggataattaaatttgaagtgtttacgtttgttttggagcttttggaagagtattagcaatgttggagatgattatcaaataatatgagttaactctccggaccctcagGGACGAGGCGTTACAATATTACTGATCatgctatttttctaaaaagaaagtGTTAAAGAGTATGCGATCTATAATATTATTTCCTACGATCGAtctcttcaaaaaatatatgtatgtaattaGTACAATATTGAATGTCGTAAAGTTTGATTTTAGGTGTACCATGCTAGCTTATAAGGGTCCAACAAGTGACGCAAGATAGAGCCAAATACAGTAGTTAAGGTTCAAAAGgtatatataaaagatgataAAACAGGCTGATCAACACAACACAACTATGCTAATCAACACAACATCCGGGGTTTCTTGGATGTTGGTCTTTTGTTCCAGCTGATGGATGTGTAGAAAACGGGGAGATCATGCTTGATCATGTTCATCATGTGTTTTGTCATCATGTATCAATTCATGATGTGTATTACTTAATTACTTCGCGATTCTCACGTGTTTTCTAGAACTGCTGGTATAAAGGATGATGATCAAGTTGGACaattgactatatatatatatatatatatatatatatatatatataatagaaccCCAGCCTAGCCAGTTGTTATCTAAGAAACACCACAAATTAAAGAATCCCTTTTGGTAGGCTATTTATCTCATTGTAGGTGAACATACAGCGAAAGGTTTTGTGGTCCATGAACCAATTGTCTCAAGGACCACATGGTTCAACGTTGAAAAATGGCAGAGAAATGAATTTGGAAATagacatgatgatgatgatagaaAATTAAGAGGGAATGCAAAATCCGAAGTATAGTACTGTTCATCAGTCAAAGATTAATGCATCACTTTCATGAAGAAGATCGATAtctattgaaaataaacaagtctatatatagcttaaaaaaaaaaaaaaaaaaaagtctatataTCATCGTTTGAAAAACGCAGCCTTTTCCACGGCCTATAATTAAGCAGCTGTAGGtcgtcttttttctttttttaaaaaatataaagagaagAACTGATATGGCCGATGCAACTATGCAAAGAATTCcggaatattatatatagtttctacctacctagctagctagggatgataaaactacaaaaaaagaaCTATGAAGGAGTGCTCATGATGACTTGTCTTCCTTTTATCCctttgaaaatgatgaagaagTACTGCCACCACTAGACCTCTTGTGAATTATAAATACTAGTGGATGGATTGCGATCCTAAACATAGGTCTGTTCATCCGGAAGTTGGAAAACTGGTTTCGGGTTCCGACTCCGATTTGTTCCGGACCGAAACTTAGGTTGCAAAAATCCGGGCACACTCGGTATATatcccttttgttttttctgtttttt
This window harbors:
- the LOC121265700 gene encoding protein NRT1/ PTR FAMILY 4.5-like, translating into MAVFLGRTVDSGFGLGIQEKPETVEGKVDWKGRAAVKYKHGGTRSAVLILGAFCFEGMATLALAVNLVTYFNGVMHMEIADAANQLTNYMGTGYILSILAAALADTYIGRFKTVLVSACLELAGLALLTIQARYPGLKPPTCNIFDPTSRCEKVDGGNAAILFVALYFLAAGAAGVKAALPSHGADQFDEKDPKEARQMSSFFNGLLLAVCIGGVVSLTLIVWIQDNRGWDWGFGISTIAMFLAVIIFSAGLPMYRIQVIQGTSAITEIIQVYVAAIRNRNLHLPEDPTELYEMDMDKEAALEVEFLPHRDVFRFLDKAAIRPTSTGQHGSQEAANPWKLCRVTQVENAKVILGMVPIFGCTIIMTLCLAQLQTFSIQQGVTMDTSVTKSFHIPPASLPIIPILFMIIIIPIYDRIFVPFARKITGIPTGISHLQRVGVGLILSAISMAVAAILEVKRKGVARDNNMLDAIPVKQPLPISTFWLSFQYFIFGIADMFTYVGLLEFFYSQAPKGLKSISTCFLWCSMALGYYFSTIIVQIVNRATKDTRSGGWLAGNNINRNHLNLFYWLLSIMSLINFCIYLFVAKRYKYRPEINPVVSNDNKQ